The Arcobacter sp. F155 nucleotide sequence ATTTTAACATTTTAATATGAGTTTTTGTCAAAAAAAAGCTAATTTTACCATATTTTGAAAAATTAGTACTAGGTTTTATAACATTTTTTATGGTATTATTTCCAAAAATTTAATTATAAAAGGTTAAACATGGATTTTAAAGAAATTAAAGAACTAATTAGAGTTTTTGATAAAAGTGAATTAAATAAATTAAAAGTTAAAGAAGGTGAATTTGAAGTAGCTATGCAAAAAGGTTTTGAAGGTGGAACTGTTGTAACAACTTCTGCACCTGCTGCTGTTGCTCCTGCTGCACAAGCACCTGTTGCTGCACCAGTTGCTGCTACAACTGAAGCTGCTCCTGCTGTACCAGCTGGTGACACTATCAACTCTCCAATGGTTGGAACATTCTATGCTGCGCCATCTCCAGAAGCTTCTGATTTTGTTAAAAAAGGAGATACAGTTAAAAAAGGTCAAACTTTATGTATCTTAGAAGCAATGAAAATTATGAATGAAGTTGAAGCTGAATTTGATTGTAAAATCGTTGATATCTTAGTTGAAAACGGAAACCCAGTTGAATATGATATGCCAATGTTCGTTGTAGAAAAACTATAATAAGAAGCTAACATGGCTGAAATTAAAAAAATTCTAATTGCTAATAGAGGTGAAATAGTTCAAAGAGCTATCAGAACTATTAGAGAAATGGGTAAAAAGTCTGTTGCTGTTTATTCTGCTGGAGATAAAAATGCTTCATACTTAAAACATGCAGATGAAGCAATTTGTATTGGTGATGTTAAGTCAATTGATTCATACTTAAATATCCCTGCAATTATTACTGCTGCTGAAATGACAGGTTGTGATGCAATTTTCCCAGGTTATGGTTTCTTATCAGAAAACCAAGACTTCGTTGAAATTTGTAGACTTCACAATATTAAATTTATTGGTCCATCTGTTGAAGTAATGGAAAAAATGGCTGATAAATCAAAAGCAAAAGATGAGATGATTAAAGCAGGTGTTCCAGTTGTTCCAGGTTCTGACGGTGCTGTTCACTCTGTTGAAGAAGGTAAAAAAGTTGCAAATGAAATTGGTTATCCAATCATGGCAAAAGCATCAGCAGGTGGTGGTGGTAGAGGTATGAGACTTATCGAATCTGAAGATAAGTTTGAACAATTATTTACTGCTGCGTCAAGTGAAGCATTAGCTGCCTTTGGTGATGGAACAATGTACCTTGAAAGATTTATCAATAAACCAAGACATATTGAGGTTCAAGTTGTTGGTGACTCTCATGGAAATGCTATTCATATTGGTGAAAGAGATTGCTCTTTACAAAGAAGACACCAAAAAGTTATTGAAGAATCACCTGCAATTTTATTAAATGATGAAACAAGAAAGCATTTACATGATGTTGCAGTTAAAGCTACAAAATACTTAAACTACGAAGGTGCTGGTACTTTTGAATTCCTAGCAGATGATAAACAAAACATCTACTTTATGGAAATGAATACTAGACTTCAAGTTGAACACCCAGTTTCAGAAATGGTTTCTGGAATTGATATTATTGAGCTTATGATTAAAGTAGCAGAAGGTGAAGAGTTACCACCACAAGAGTCTATTAAATTTAGAGGTCACTCTATTGAAGTTAGAATCACTGCTGAAGATCCAAACTCTTTCTTACCAAGTCCAGGTAAAGTAAAACAATGGTTCGTACCAGGTGGAAGAAACGTAAGAGTTGACTCTCATGTTTACGCAGGATATGTAGTACCTCCATACTATGACTCAATGATTGGTAAACTAATTGTTTGGGGAAGAGATAGAGAAAAAGCTATCAATATTATGAAAAGAGCTCTTAATGAGTTTGAAGTAGAAGGAATTAAAACTACAATTCCATTCCACCAAAAAATGATGGAAAATGAAGACTTCATTGCAAATAACTACGACACAAAATATCTAGAAGGTTACAAAAGCCTAGACGATATCTAAGAAGCTATAGAGGGTAAAACCTCTTAGTTTCATTCTTACAGCTTATATTTATATTAAATTAGATATAATCCGCAAAACTATACACAGATATATGCTATTTTTACTTTGAATCTCTAATTTCAAGGCCCTGCTTTCTTTCATTTAAGCATAAAGTTTTTAAATCTAGTTCTATTAATAGAAGAAGTTTATATAAGTGTATGTTTTAATAATATACTACGAAGTATAAACTAACCAAAAGGTAATAAATGACTTTTAATGAATTAAATTTCAAAGAAAACTTACAAAAAGCAATTGATGACGCAGGATTTAAAGAGCCAAGTCCTATCCAAAGAGACGCAATTCCAGTTGTTTTACAAGGTAAAGATATAGTAGGTCAAGCTCATACAGGTACAGGTAAGACTGCTGCATTTGGACTTCCAATTATTAATATGATGAAGTGCAACAAAAATGTTGAAGCAGTAGTAATTGTTCCTACAAGAGAACTTGCAATGCAAGTTTCTGATGAGCTATTTAGATTTGGTAAAAATCTAGGTATTAACACTGCTACAGTATATGGTGGACAATCATATTCAAGACAATTAAAGCATATCGACAATGCTGGTATCATTGTTGCAACTCCAGGTAGATTTTTAGATTTACTAAAGGGTGGAAAAATTAATATTAAACCATCATTTGTAGTTCTTGACGAAGCAGATGAAATGCTTGATATGGGATTCTTAGATGATATCAAAGAGATTTTCACTTATCTTCCAGATGAAAGACAAACACTTCTTTTCTCTGCAACTATGCCAAATGCAATTAAAAATCTTGCAAAAACAATTTTAAAAGAGCCAGAGTTTATCACGATTACTAAATCTGAGATTACTAACTCTAAAATCACACAAACTTTCTATGTAGTTGATGAACATGAAAGAGATGATGCTTTAATTAGATTATATGACTTTAAAAACCCTGATAAATCAATTATCTTCTGTAGAACTAAAAAAGAAGTAGATAGATTAGCTACATTCTTAGTATCTCAAGGTTTCTCAGCAAAAGGTCTTCATGGTGACATGGAACAAAGACAAAGAGAAGAAGCTATTAATGCATTCAAAAAAGGAAGACTTGAAGTTCTTATTGCAACAGATGTTGCTGCAAGAGGATTAGA carries:
- the accB gene encoding acetyl-CoA carboxylase biotin carboxyl carrier protein, translated to MDFKEIKELIRVFDKSELNKLKVKEGEFEVAMQKGFEGGTVVTTSAPAAVAPAAQAPVAAPVAATTEAAPAVPAGDTINSPMVGTFYAAPSPEASDFVKKGDTVKKGQTLCILEAMKIMNEVEAEFDCKIVDILVENGNPVEYDMPMFVVEKL
- a CDS encoding DEAD/DEAH box helicase, whose amino-acid sequence is MTFNELNFKENLQKAIDDAGFKEPSPIQRDAIPVVLQGKDIVGQAHTGTGKTAAFGLPIINMMKCNKNVEAVVIVPTRELAMQVSDELFRFGKNLGINTATVYGGQSYSRQLKHIDNAGIIVATPGRFLDLLKGGKINIKPSFVVLDEADEMLDMGFLDDIKEIFTYLPDERQTLLFSATMPNAIKNLAKTILKEPEFITITKSEITNSKITQTFYVVDEHERDDALIRLYDFKNPDKSIIFCRTKKEVDRLATFLVSQGFSAKGLHGDMEQRQREEAINAFKKGRLEVLIATDVAARGLDVNDVTHVFNYHLPFDSESYVHRIGRTGRAGKDGMAVSIVTPHEFRMLQKIQKATGGKLEAKVIPNVESVKEKKTDTLKSKIIEQKVYDSGIDLVESMKEEYDLSTIAHKLASMLTNTTYVKGSNNIGKSEKDITRLFERMKDDRGGRDSRGRNGGRGRNGQRRSGSRNRSGGNGHSDSSRRRPRRR
- a CDS encoding acetyl-CoA carboxylase biotin carboxylase subunit, with translation MAEIKKILIANRGEIVQRAIRTIREMGKKSVAVYSAGDKNASYLKHADEAICIGDVKSIDSYLNIPAIITAAEMTGCDAIFPGYGFLSENQDFVEICRLHNIKFIGPSVEVMEKMADKSKAKDEMIKAGVPVVPGSDGAVHSVEEGKKVANEIGYPIMAKASAGGGGRGMRLIESEDKFEQLFTAASSEALAAFGDGTMYLERFINKPRHIEVQVVGDSHGNAIHIGERDCSLQRRHQKVIEESPAILLNDETRKHLHDVAVKATKYLNYEGAGTFEFLADDKQNIYFMEMNTRLQVEHPVSEMVSGIDIIELMIKVAEGEELPPQESIKFRGHSIEVRITAEDPNSFLPSPGKVKQWFVPGGRNVRVDSHVYAGYVVPPYYDSMIGKLIVWGRDREKAINIMKRALNEFEVEGIKTTIPFHQKMMENEDFIANNYDTKYLEGYKSLDDI